One window from the genome of Anaerococcus sp. Marseille-Q7828 encodes:
- a CDS encoding Eco57I restriction-modification methylase domain-containing protein, whose amino-acid sequence MKEFDFVVGNPPYHKESVGNNESDTPLYHYFFDSSFKIAKKVELITPARFLFNAGYTPKKWNEQMLNDSHVKVLFYEANSAKMFPNADIKGGIAITYRDSEQVFDPIVVFTSFPELNSIKKKVDKLKEDSLSDVVSNRGLYKYSKQAYLKEPDELKKTADARIAPSSFDRMPKLFTDKKPDDNNDYVRIYGLQKGKRVYKWFRKDYLKDVQNLYKYKVMIPKANGSGAIGEGISTPLVGTPLVGFTETFISIGETDSKSEAEATLKYVKTKFARVMLGILKVTQNNAKPTWKYVPIQDFTKNSDIDWSKSIAEIDQQLYKKYGLSDEEIAFIEEKVQEME is encoded by the coding sequence ATGAAAGAATTTGATTTTGTTGTAGGGAATCCACCGTACCATAAAGAATCTGTAGGGAATAATGAAAGTGATACACCGTTATATCATTATTTTTTTGATTCATCTTTTAAAATAGCTAAAAAGGTTGAGCTAATAACTCCTGCAAGATTTTTGTTTAACGCTGGATATACTCCTAAAAAATGGAATGAGCAGATGTTGAATGACTCTCATGTTAAAGTACTTTTTTATGAAGCTAACAGTGCAAAGATGTTTCCAAATGCGGATATAAAAGGTGGAATAGCCATAACATATAGAGATTCCGAACAAGTTTTTGATCCTATAGTGGTTTTTACTTCCTTTCCTGAGTTAAATTCAATTAAGAAAAAGGTAGATAAATTGAAAGAGGATAGTTTAAGCGATGTTGTATCAAATCGTGGGCTATACAAGTATTCTAAGCAAGCATATTTAAAAGAACCTGATGAATTAAAAAAAACCGCTGATGCTCGTATCGCACCGAGTTCATTTGATAGAATGCCTAAACTTTTTACTGATAAAAAACCAGACGACAATAACGATTATGTAAGAATATATGGATTGCAAAAAGGAAAAAGAGTTTATAAGTGGTTTAGGAAAGATTATCTTAAAGATGTTCAAAACCTCTATAAATACAAAGTTATGATACCCAAAGCCAATGGCTCTGGAGCCATTGGCGAGGGTATCAGCACCCCACTCGTGGGTACCCCACTCGTGGGTTTCACAGAAACATTTATTTCAATCGGCGAAACCGATTCAAAATCCGAAGCCGAAGCTACTCTAAAATATGTAAAAACAAAGTTTGCTAGAGTTATGCTCGGTATTTTAAAAGTAACACAAAATAACGCAAAACCAACTTGGAAATACGTCCCAATCCAAGACTTCACAAAAAATTCTGACATTGACTGGTCCAAGTCTATAGCTGAGATTGACCAGCAACTTTACAAAAAATATGGCCTATCAGATGAAGAGATAGCCTTTATCGAAGAAAAAGTACAGGAGATGGAATAA
- a CDS encoding flavocytochrome c, translating into MKSKKTLSYLMALALSFTMLTSCNNDPAETDNKSKQEAEEVNTEEEKKDEGKEAPEDEMAEKPIDEGGHSPATGGTYEGIAPGYGGDVKVSVEMGEEGEILDINILEDNETSGVGKVALEKITGRIIEGQSTNVEAVTGATASSKGMMLAVGKALEEAGVADDFKEEYKEKREYPSEIEADIVVVGGGGAGLAAAVEASKAGSSVVVIEKNGFVGGNTILAGGAINAPDPEKQAEQGIEDSNDNYYEQTMEAGDNVANPDLVRVLADNAYDGFKWLESLGIEFEDEIYQVAGGLYPRAHQAVKPNGVGFIEGYVDTLKENNNAQILTETTGEKLIEEDGRIVGVEAKNYDGSPLTLHAKQAVILTTGGFAKNTDMVVKYKNNEKWPNLDENTISTNLDSITGDGIIMGEEVGADLVDMDQMQFLYLGIPGRGPITGLLDLAAEKTLFVNKEGNRFVREDGRRDVISKAIFEQTDGEYWLIHSSDEFDFDNEKTLEKEDFKKVLEEGKFGWVRGETLEELAEKIDVPYENLKASIDAYNKCYEEKAEEDEFGRTLFAYPFEKGPFVAVPRTPALHHTMGGLKIDTEAHVIDKDGNQIPGLYAAGEITGGIHGANRVGGNAITDTVVFGRIAGQNAAAEEK; encoded by the coding sequence ATGAAGAGTAAGAAAACCTTATCGTATTTGATGGCTCTTGCATTATCATTTACAATGCTAACGTCGTGTAACAATGATCCTGCAGAGACTGACAATAAGAGTAAGCAGGAAGCAGAAGAAGTAAATACCGAAGAAGAAAAGAAGGATGAGGGCAAAGAAGCGCCAGAAGATGAAATGGCAGAAAAGCCTATTGATGAAGGCGGACATAGCCCAGCAACTGGTGGTACATATGAGGGAATTGCTCCAGGATATGGTGGAGATGTCAAAGTTTCTGTAGAAATGGGAGAAGAAGGAGAAATCCTTGATATTAATATCCTAGAAGACAATGAAACTAGTGGAGTTGGCAAAGTTGCCCTTGAAAAAATAACTGGAAGAATAATCGAAGGCCAATCAACCAATGTTGAGGCTGTAACTGGTGCGACAGCATCATCAAAAGGAATGATGCTTGCAGTTGGCAAGGCTTTGGAAGAAGCTGGAGTTGCTGATGATTTTAAGGAAGAATACAAGGAAAAACGTGAATATCCAAGCGAAATCGAAGCTGATATAGTGGTTGTTGGCGGCGGTGGAGCAGGACTTGCTGCAGCAGTTGAGGCGAGCAAAGCTGGATCATCAGTTGTAGTTATTGAGAAAAATGGCTTTGTTGGTGGTAATACCATACTTGCTGGTGGTGCAATCAATGCTCCAGATCCAGAAAAACAAGCCGAACAAGGCATAGAAGACTCAAACGACAACTACTATGAACAAACCATGGAAGCTGGAGACAATGTTGCAAATCCAGACTTAGTAAGAGTATTGGCTGACAATGCCTACGATGGATTCAAATGGTTAGAATCTCTAGGCATAGAATTTGAAGATGAAATCTACCAAGTGGCTGGTGGCCTATACCCAAGAGCTCACCAGGCTGTAAAACCTAACGGTGTTGGATTTATAGAAGGTTATGTTGATACATTAAAAGAAAACAACAATGCTCAAATATTAACTGAAACCACAGGTGAAAAGCTCATCGAAGAAGACGGCAGAATAGTAGGAGTAGAAGCCAAAAACTACGATGGTTCACCACTAACCCTACACGCTAAACAAGCAGTTATTTTGACAACTGGTGGTTTTGCAAAAAATACCGACATGGTAGTAAAATACAAAAACAATGAAAAATGGCCAAATCTAGACGAAAACACTATTTCAACCAACCTAGACTCTATAACAGGTGATGGAATCATCATGGGTGAAGAAGTTGGCGCAGACCTTGTAGATATGGACCAAATGCAATTCCTATACCTTGGTATACCAGGTAGAGGACCAATCACAGGGCTCTTGGATCTTGCAGCAGAAAAGACCTTGTTTGTCAACAAAGAAGGTAATAGATTTGTAAGAGAAGATGGCAGACGTGATGTCATTTCAAAGGCAATATTTGAACAAACAGACGGGGAATATTGGTTGATACACTCATCAGATGAGTTCGACTTTGACAATGAGAAAACCCTAGAAAAAGAAGACTTCAAAAAAGTACTCGAGGAAGGCAAGTTCGGATGGGTACGTGGAGAAACATTGGAAGAATTGGCAGAAAAAATAGACGTACCATATGAAAATCTAAAGGCTTCTATAGATGCATACAACAAATGCTATGAAGAAAAAGCCGAAGAAGATGAGTTTGGCAGAACCCTATTTGCATATCCATTTGAAAAAGGACCATTTGTAGCAGTACCAAGAACACCAGCCCTTCATCATACCATGGGCGGACTAAAAATTGACACAGAAGCACACGTAATAGACAAAGACGGCAATCAAATCCCTGGCCTATACGCAGCAGGTGAAATCACAGGCGGCATCCACGGAGCCAACAGGGTAGGCGGCAACGCTATAACCGACACAGTAGTATTTGGTAGAATAGCAGGACAAAACGCAGCAGCAGAAGAAAAATAA
- a CDS encoding 5-methyltetrahydropteroyltriglutamate--homocysteine methyltransferase, translating into MSKRFLTVGSLLRDEELLKYKEEIKKRDDITYPFYDDLEGYKEAEDAAVARVVKSQKDHDLCQITDGEYSKSLWHLDFVWGLHGVERYIADAGYYFRDKGNEGVYETRKDIGIRIVDKLNGKNHPFIDHFKRLKELAGESEIKQCIPSPSHVYGEQALFGGLSGGYYDGKVYEFEKDLKASYKDFIKEYKEAGGEIIQFDDCLWEIFSEDNKNAPISEKTRPTEELAEKFIAINNEVIAYAHDLGLKVYAHNCRGNYESRSASDGTYESIAHLFLEKQNYDRFYLEWDDDRAGSIEALKVLKDKDNEIVLGLLSSKTNTLDEEKRTLDLLEKASKIIDKDRLYLSHQCGFASCDEGNELSIDEQWAKIDQGQRIAEEFWGE; encoded by the coding sequence ATGAGCAAAAGATTTTTAACAGTAGGATCGTTACTAAGAGATGAGGAATTACTAAAATACAAAGAAGAAATAAAGAAACGAGATGATATCACCTATCCATTTTACGATGACCTAGAAGGCTACAAAGAAGCTGAAGATGCCGCAGTAGCAAGAGTAGTGAAGAGTCAAAAAGACCACGACCTTTGCCAAATCACAGACGGCGAATACTCCAAATCCCTCTGGCACCTTGACTTTGTCTGGGGCCTACATGGGGTAGAAAGATACATCGCAGATGCTGGCTACTACTTTAGGGACAAAGGCAACGAAGGAGTATACGAAACTAGAAAAGACATAGGAATTAGAATCGTAGACAAGCTAAATGGCAAAAATCACCCATTCATAGACCACTTCAAAAGATTAAAAGAATTAGCAGGAGAATCCGAAATCAAACAATGCATCCCATCCCCATCCCATGTTTATGGCGAACAAGCCCTATTTGGCGGACTATCTGGCGGCTACTACGATGGCAAGGTATATGAATTTGAAAAAGACCTCAAAGCATCATACAAGGACTTTATCAAAGAATACAAAGAAGCAGGAGGAGAAATCATCCAATTTGACGACTGCTTGTGGGAAATATTCTCAGAAGATAACAAAAACGCCCCAATATCAGAAAAGACAAGACCAACAGAAGAATTGGCAGAAAAATTTATAGCCATCAACAACGAAGTCATAGCCTACGCCCACGACCTTGGTCTAAAAGTCTACGCCCACAACTGCCGAGGTAACTATGAATCTAGGTCAGCAAGCGACGGAACCTACGAATCCATCGCCCACCTATTTTTAGAAAAACAAAACTACGATAGATTCTACCTAGAATGGGACGACGACAGAGCAGGATCCATCGAGGCCCTAAAAGTCCTAAAAGATAAAGATAACGAAATAGTCCTAGGCCTCCTATCCAGCAAAACAAACACCCTAGATGAAGAAAAAAGAACCCTAGACCTCCTAGAAAAAGCAAGCAAAATCATAGACAAAGATAGACTTTACCTCTCCCACCAATGCGGCTTTGCCTCATGCGATGAAGGAAATGAACTAAGCATAGATGAGCAATGGGCTAAGATTGACCAAGGGCAGAGGATTGCAGAGGAGTTTTGGGGAGAATAG
- a CDS encoding Spaf_1101 family AAA-like ATPase, whose translation MPKDDRSYVEIIDAYKHIKNTRNNFGYPRKSIFHIHTPASHDYKLMDNLGTDGYKTISEKELEDIIYERNIAPLVNGKRDVKFGEDFDIFKSKKEIYAFLLLAHELLINQYEIAVVTDHNTFNGIDKLKICVNHLQKRKNKYNVNLNIFGGIEISCADKLHVVAILDGDKKKEDKVIDWLDEKLISEKDGVFVTSLEVMDFFSSLGAITYIAHIYSSDINKEKFLSGAYKKKLFSSDNARIVGLKSKYQIKNAKKFMKNYRKDVKFLIDNDSHSIDTLGNNFFWIKGSDISFRMLKEALIDFDISVNYEAPNKNKIFIEGLYVIFEESGFLSNKKRNSDFTVKFSDSLNCFIGGRGTGKSTVLETIDFVMTQIIHDESLLDFICSHGNIYLLFQCYEDEYIVEFRCPYKDENDNILSYFEEEKPYRYERRYSLNKKKIKTFMLRKYLDVYKINCTNVKDMDISNIERVRNKTKVLSKLYDNRYSVNDLVRYASGDEINSFIYDLMFKNKELELFENKIKIRDKSGLSKFLRDIENILENRKEDVKKVIEPFNETQKGTLKIEYIQNDLMLKYPIEQIYNSKFSSIVNRYNIKRKNLKGFILSVIDKKGVIEFLKASINKDSSWISSKEFLDFTEESSIETIDAGKTIIDENIAKSLVSDLINYATSDKYVNIRINYFKNCFRELEEYTILFNVNSREDKKNLPERYKDIKTLSLGQKVVAMLDFILGYGKFNNDFRPIVIDQPEDNLDSRYIYKNLVQQLRKTKNDRQVIIATHSATIVTNAMSDCVLVMDSDGEHGWVKIQGYPGEITIKKEIINHMEGGEDSFKHKIQIYEEALGN comes from the coding sequence ATGCCTAAAGACGATAGATCATATGTAGAAATAATAGATGCTTATAAACATATAAAAAATACTAGAAATAACTTTGGATATCCTAGGAAGTCAATATTTCATATTCACACACCAGCTTCTCATGATTATAAATTAATGGATAATCTAGGTACAGATGGATATAAAACAATTAGTGAAAAAGAATTAGAAGATATAATTTATGAAAGGAATATTGCTCCCCTAGTAAACGGGAAAAGAGATGTAAAGTTTGGTGAAGATTTTGATATTTTTAAAAGCAAAAAAGAAATATATGCTTTTTTATTGTTAGCTCATGAATTACTAATAAATCAATATGAGATAGCTGTTGTCACGGATCATAATACATTTAATGGGATAGATAAATTAAAAATATGTGTAAACCATCTACAAAAACGTAAGAACAAATATAATGTTAATCTAAATATATTTGGTGGCATAGAAATATCCTGTGCTGATAAATTGCATGTAGTTGCTATTTTAGATGGAGATAAAAAGAAAGAAGACAAAGTTATTGATTGGCTAGATGAAAAATTGATATCTGAAAAAGATGGAGTATTTGTTACTAGTTTAGAAGTTATGGATTTTTTCTCGAGTTTAGGCGCGATAACTTATATTGCACATATTTATTCATCTGATATAAATAAAGAAAAATTTTTAAGTGGAGCTTATAAAAAGAAACTATTTTCTAGTGACAACGCTAGAATTGTTGGATTAAAAAGTAAATATCAAATCAAAAATGCAAAAAAATTCATGAAAAATTATAGGAAAGATGTGAAATTTTTAATTGATAATGATTCACACTCCATAGACACTTTGGGAAATAATTTTTTTTGGATAAAAGGAAGTGATATCAGCTTTCGAATGCTAAAAGAAGCTTTAATAGATTTTGATATATCTGTAAACTATGAAGCTCCTAATAAAAATAAAATTTTTATAGAGGGTCTTTATGTAATTTTTGAGGAATCTGGGTTTCTATCTAACAAAAAGAGAAATAGCGACTTTACAGTTAAATTCTCTGATTCATTGAATTGTTTTATAGGGGGAAGAGGGACTGGAAAAAGCACAGTTCTTGAAACAATAGACTTTGTAATGACACAAATTATTCATGATGAGAGTCTTTTAGATTTTATTTGTAGTCATGGGAATATTTATCTGTTATTTCAGTGTTATGAAGATGAGTATATTGTTGAGTTTAGATGTCCATACAAAGATGAAAATGATAATATTCTAAGTTACTTTGAAGAAGAGAAACCTTACCGATATGAAAGAAGATATTCTTTAAATAAAAAGAAAATAAAAACTTTTATGCTTAGAAAATATTTGGACGTATATAAAATAAATTGTACTAATGTTAAAGATATGGATATTAGTAATATCGAAAGAGTACGTAATAAAACGAAAGTCCTATCAAAACTTTATGATAATAGATATTCTGTTAATGATCTTGTTAGATATGCAAGTGGAGATGAAATTAACAGCTTTATTTATGATTTGATGTTTAAAAATAAAGAGTTAGAACTATTTGAAAATAAAATAAAAATTAGAGATAAATCAGGTTTATCTAAATTTCTAAGAGATATAGAAAATATTTTAGAAAATAGAAAAGAAGATGTAAAAAAAGTAATTGAACCTTTTAACGAAACGCAAAAAGGTACTCTAAAAATAGAGTATATACAAAATGATTTAATGCTTAAGTATCCCATAGAACAAATTTATAATAGTAAATTTTCAAGTATTGTTAATAGATATAATATTAAAAGAAAAAATTTGAAGGGTTTTATACTTTCTGTAATAGATAAAAAAGGGGTAATTGAATTTTTAAAAGCATCAATCAATAAAGATTCTTCTTGGATAAGTTCTAAAGAATTTTTAGATTTTACAGAAGAAAGTAGTATTGAAACAATAGATGCAGGTAAAACTATTATTGATGAGAATATTGCGAAATCATTAGTATCTGATTTGATAAATTATGCAACTAGTGATAAATATGTAAATATACGGATTAATTATTTTAAAAACTGTTTTAGAGAACTTGAAGAATATACTATATTGTTTAATGTTAATAGCAGAGAAGATAAAAAAAATCTCCCGGAGAGGTATAAGGATATAAAAACTCTATCCCTAGGTCAAAAAGTTGTTGCAATGCTAGATTTTATACTTGGATATGGGAAATTTAATAATGACTTTAGACCGATTGTCATTGATCAACCAGAGGATAATTTAGATAGCAGATATATTTATAAAAATCTAGTTCAACAGTTAAGAAAGACTAAAAACGATAGACAAGTTATAATAGCAACTCATAGTGCAACAATTGTTACCAATGCCATGTCAGATTGTGTATTAGTAATGGATTCTGATGGAGAACATGGTTGGGTTAAGATTCAGGGATATCCTGGTGAAATCACCATAAAAAAAGAAATAATAAACCATATGGAAGGTGGAGAAGATTCATTTAAACATAAAATTCAAATATATGAAGAAGCTCTTGGTAATTAA
- a CDS encoding type II toxin-antitoxin system RelB/DinJ family antitoxin: protein MEGIKEARVSARIDQLTKTKAEKELSKHGLSISEFIRMNLTTVANQGLPDYYGMPNETTMAAIYEMIDTLKNKEKVESVSFEDIKKLFDE, encoded by the coding sequence ATGGAAGGTATAAAAGAAGCAAGAGTATCAGCTAGAATAGATCAACTTACAAAAACTAAGGCTGAAAAAGAATTATCAAAACATGGATTATCTATCTCCGAATTTATAAGAATGAATCTAACAACAGTTGCAAATCAAGGTCTTCCAGATTATTATGGTATGCCAAATGAAACTACTATGGCGGCTATTTATGAGATGATTGACACCTTAAAAAATAAGGAGAAAGTAGAATCTGTTAGTTTTGAAGATATTAAAAAGTTATTTGATGAATAA
- a CDS encoding restriction endonuclease subunit M, translated as MDQPLIDFNFYPIRITLKSLLRDKSTKKNIIWATNTYEHLGESFDDRAEIREATFTHGFALHPRTSKSSEIQLDRTRKKAEVYTPSWVVNFMNNYCDEVWFGRKDVFNVQNGESWQPVREKIIFPEGKSWQDYVDSRRLEITCGEGPYLVSRYDATTSEIIRHTIDRIGFLDRKLRIVDENTTTKEEWILWATRALMASYGYEYQGDSLLIARINVLLTFVEYFERRWDEDVDKKTLQKLANIISWNLWQMDGLSDTVPFGAPRGENSQMGFSDLGEIEESEKVEPVACRIFDWKANKSQTFASLKENI; from the coding sequence ATGGATCAGCCGTTGATTGATTTTAATTTTTATCCTATTAGGATTACTCTAAAGAGTCTTCTTAGGGATAAGTCTACTAAAAAGAATATTATATGGGCCACCAATACATACGAGCACTTGGGGGAAAGTTTTGATGATAGGGCCGAAATTAGGGAAGCTACTTTTACTCATGGATTTGCTCTTCATCCTAGAACTAGTAAGAGTTCAGAAATACAGCTTGACCGAACTAGGAAAAAAGCTGAAGTATACACCCCGTCTTGGGTGGTCAATTTTATGAATAATTATTGCGATGAGGTCTGGTTTGGTAGAAAAGATGTCTTCAATGTCCAAAATGGTGAATCTTGGCAGCCTGTTAGAGAAAAAATAATCTTCCCTGAGGGCAAGAGCTGGCAAGATTATGTAGACTCTAGGAGGCTTGAGATTACTTGTGGAGAAGGTCCCTACTTGGTTTCCAGGTATGATGCCACAACAAGTGAAATTATCAGGCATACCATAGATAGAATTGGATTCCTTGATAGGAAGCTTAGGATAGTAGACGAAAATACCACCACCAAGGAAGAGTGGATATTGTGGGCGACTAGGGCTCTTATGGCATCCTATGGTTATGAATACCAGGGCGACAGCTTGCTTATAGCAAGAATCAATGTCCTACTGACCTTTGTAGAATATTTTGAAAGACGTTGGGATGAGGATGTGGATAAGAAAACTCTTCAAAAGCTTGCCAATATCATCTCTTGGAACCTCTGGCAGATGGATGGATTGTCAGACACTGTGCCATTTGGTGCACCGCGTGGTGAAAATAGTCAGATGGGTTTTTCAGATCTGGGAGAAATAGAAGAATCAGAAAAAGTAGAGCCAGTGGCCTGTAGAATATTTGATTGGAAGGCAAACAAGTCCCAGACCTTTGCATCACTAAAGGAGAATATATGA
- a CDS encoding SDR family oxidoreductase — MKNYLDLTGDVAIVTGASSGLGVQFAKALASQGAKLALFARREEKLKEVAKNIENEFDVEVKYYVTDVTDSKKVSENVGKVIEDFGKIDILVNNAGLGLSAPTTETSDEDWQKMMNINVNSLFYMAREVAKNMKENGYGRIINLGSIHSSVALANGALTMYTTTKGAVENMTKALAVEWAKDGITVNAIGPAYFASEMTGHLLEDEAFNQFIAMSDPMGRTGNPGELDTALLMFASHHSSYTTGQLLTVDGGWIAI, encoded by the coding sequence ATGAAGAATTATTTAGATTTAACAGGCGATGTGGCCATAGTAACAGGTGCATCATCAGGCCTAGGTGTTCAATTTGCAAAAGCTTTGGCTAGCCAAGGAGCAAAATTGGCCCTATTTGCTAGACGTGAAGAAAAATTAAAAGAAGTGGCAAAAAATATCGAAAACGAATTTGATGTTGAAGTTAAATACTATGTGACAGATGTTACAGATTCCAAAAAAGTAAGCGAAAATGTTGGAAAAGTAATAGAAGATTTCGGCAAAATCGACATCCTAGTCAACAACGCAGGCCTTGGCCTATCAGCGCCAACCACAGAAACAAGTGACGAAGATTGGCAAAAAATGATGAATATCAACGTAAATTCACTATTTTATATGGCACGTGAAGTAGCAAAAAATATGAAAGAAAACGGATACGGTAGAATCATCAACCTTGGATCAATCCACTCAAGTGTAGCCCTTGCCAATGGCGCACTAACGATGTATACAACCACAAAAGGTGCAGTAGAAAATATGACCAAAGCCCTAGCAGTAGAATGGGCAAAAGATGGTATCACAGTAAATGCCATAGGACCAGCATACTTTGCAAGTGAAATGACTGGCCACCTACTAGAAGATGAAGCCTTCAACCAATTTATAGCAATGAGCGACCCAATGGGCAGAACTGGCAATCCAGGCGAACTAGACACAGCCCTACTAATGTTCGCAAGCCACCACTCCTCATACACAACTGGCCAATTACTAACAGTTGACGGCGGTTGGATAGCAATTTAA
- a CDS encoding arsenic metallochaperone ArsD family protein: MRIMYIYEGPINGLDKDELDRVSGLVDHFTKIGADIRRYNLEENPEQFGDNKIVKRFLDDGGEEVLPIVMVNNEVVITRRYPSESEFYELLFPDSDLDGIDDFGDEACGCGSGGTCSC, from the coding sequence ATGAGAATTATGTATATATACGAAGGGCCTATTAATGGGCTTGATAAGGATGAACTTGATAGGGTATCTGGTCTAGTAGATCATTTTACTAAGATTGGCGCGGATATTAGACGATATAATTTGGAAGAAAATCCTGAGCAATTTGGTGATAATAAGATTGTAAAAAGATTCTTGGATGATGGTGGGGAAGAAGTGCTTCCTATTGTTATGGTAAATAATGAGGTGGTTATCACTCGCAGATATCCTAGTGAAAGTGAATTTTACGAGCTATTATTCCCAGATTCAGACCTTGATGGCATAGATGATTTTGGCGATGAAGCTTGTGGATGTGGCAGCGGTGGTACTTGCAGCTGCTAA